A window of Syntrophorhabdus sp. genomic DNA:
AAACGATGGATCTCCCTGAGCATTAATAGAGGGGAATCGATATGTTCCAGGACATGGGAAAGCAATACGCCTTCAAAAGCCTCATTCTTTAATTGGCGAATCGATTGCGTGAGATCCTCATTGATGATGTTCAACCCGTTCCTTCTTCCAACTTCCGCTAATGCCGGCACTTGTTCTATACCCCGTGAGTCTTTCGACAGATATCTTAGATACAAACCATCCGAACATCCAATATCCAGGACCCTCTTATCTCTGAGATAGGGATAAACAAGCCTCCAGGACGACATCTCTCCAAACTGACCGCCCAGACGAGAGGCAGCGTATTCCCCGTACAATCTATTCAAGTACCAAACCTCTCGCCCCATCCACGGGCAGCAAGCGCTGCCTTCAACACCATCAGTATATCCTCGCGCACCTTTTCTACTGTTCCTTCTGCACAAACCGGTACTGCCCGCGGCTCATGCTCTGCG
This region includes:
- a CDS encoding class I SAM-dependent methyltransferase; its protein translation is MNRLYGEYAASRLGGQFGEMSSWRLVYPYLRDKRVLDIGCSDGLYLRYLSKDSRGIEQVPALAEVGRRNGLNIINEDLTQSIRQLKNEAFEGVLLSHVLEHIDSPLLMLREIHRLLESKGTLVVGLPTERNVYRDLLRMNYFNGTHLYAFSVRNAHRLLAEAGFVPIRVFFHLPKCGNPIGRILENCWNLNRWPFHEYFSMAYWIVATKL